A window of Cytobacillus sp. FSL H8-0458 genomic DNA:
GGAAAATTGATCACATCCACGGGGTAGGCTATTCTGGAAATCAAGACAAGCCCTTTTATGCAGCTCATGATGGATTAAAGGTTTACGATGGAGGGAAATGGTATAAAACTAAGGAAGAAAACAATGACTATATGGGCTTTAATGCAACAAAAGACGGCTTTTATACGAGTGGGCACCCTGGACAGGATTCAAGCCTTCCAAATCCATTAGGAATACAAAAGAGTGCCGATGATGGAAAAACTCTTGAACATCTAGCTCTTGAAGGTGAAACAGATTTTCACCTGATGGGAGTTGGGTTTGAAAATCAGGTGATTTTCCTAATGAATCCACAGAAAAATTCCGTGATGGAAACAGGAAAATTCTATCTTAGCAAAGATAAGGCAAAGACATGGAAGGAAGTAGCAGCAAATGGTCTGGATGATACATTACTTAGTGTTGCTGTACATCCTCAAAAAGCTGATTATTTGGCTGCATCTGGTCAGCAAGGAATATACCTGTCAAAGGATAAAGGTGAAACCTTTGAGCGAATCTCGAAAAACGGACAAGGTACATCCGTCTTTTTTACAAAGGACAGCTTAATCTACGGGACTTACGATGGTACAGCTAAGCTGACAAAGGTTTCTCTGTCTGATGAAACAGAAGAGGAAATAGCATTGCCTAAAATGAATGAAGATGCAGTTATGTATTTTGCTCAAAACCCAAATAATGAACAGGAAATGACATTTGTTACATTTAATGGAGACATATATTTTACAACTAACGGCGCTAATAATTGGGATGCCATTGTAGAAGCAGGCAAAATTAAATAAATTGATTCTAAAGATCGAACGCTTGCTTCGATCTTTTTTACTTATTAAACAGCTATAATTTAACTCAAACTGTCCTTACATCACCGCTTTTTCGTACTCTACAATATTAATGTAATACATATTGAAATCTTCTTAATCCAATTTGCTATTTCCCTCAATTACTATTTTAAATTCTTCTACACTGTTCCGAATAACTTCTTGTGCATCAGTAAAGTAGCTGCATAGTTTTACTCTGATTGGTTTTTATGTATAGCTTTAATTATTTTTTAATGCTATCAGGGAAAGAGTGAATAGGAGTGCGATGGCCAGCTAAAGGAACCATCGCTGCGTCTCTTTATAAATTTTAGTTTAAGAAACATTAAGATGTTTTATTAACCCTTTAGGTATATACACATGTGAAATAATTTAAAGGAGGAAGGAAGTTATCCTTAATGCAGATCATATGGAAGGTATGGACGGAGCAAAAGCGGTCATTGAATCAGCGGTCGAAACTACTGTCTATATGCTTGACTTTACTACCACAACCGGCGAAAAAGTAGACAATCACAAATGGATCATTGAAAGTGAACTTGACCCAATTCAGCAGTAGTTCTTAGATATTGAAAACACTTTAAGAAAGCCGATGTATACAAGCCTTTTTCATTGTATGTATTCGGCTTTTTTAATTGGGATAATCACAGTGAAGAAATACAAACTCTATTAGATCAAAGGATTCTTCCAAAATTTTATTCTATTATCCTTCTTTTGTTCATATATTCTGAGTATAAAGTGAATAAATGAATAAATAGAACGGAGTGCACAAATGAAAGAAAGGAAGAATACATCTATTTTGTTTATAAGAGTTCACTGGATTTATCTGACCCTTTTTTTCTTGATTTTTAGTATTACATTTTTTATAAACTTTCTTGATTTAAAAGAAAGATTAAATTCTTCTATAATAACAGCTACTAGTGAAAAAGTGCATACTAATTTCTTTCTAAGGCTAATGTCTACTGAAATAGGTCCGCTAAAATCAAGTATTAAGGAAGAAGAGCCCTCTATTTCCCAAGTTGTATTTCTCACCTTTACAAATATTTGGCTAGAAGACATTCGGACTTTTCTTGGCAGAGAAATACCTGGATTCTCTACTTTTAACACCGAAATTGCCATAGCAGGTCTCGGAACCAACCTTACCACGTTGCCTATTGAATCAGCTCCACCGCTGGAGATTCTGTTGAAAGAGAAAGAGCAGGCAGAAAAGGACCAAGACCAACCAAAAGGTATAGAAGAAAAGGGAGCTTCACCAATCCCTAAAACCGGAAAAGATGTTGCGTATATTTATCATTCACACAGCTGGGAGGCCTTTTTGCCTTTACTTGCCGGAAAAAAAACGGCTAATGAAGCTGTAAGTTTAAATGAAAGTAAAAATATTATAGCCGTGGGTAAAAAGCTGAAAGATGAATTAATGAAACGAGGGATAGGAGCAAATCATAGTACATCTAATGTTACAGAAGAATTGAAAAAGAAAAATTGGAATTATAATTATTCTTATGCTCTATCAAGAGAAACAGTAAAAGAGGTAATGGCCCAAAACTCTTCCATTAATTATCTTATTGATATTCACAGAGACTCCCAGCCAAAGAAACTAACAACTGCTATGATAAACGGTAAGCCATTTGCAAGATTATTTTTTATAGTCGGAAAGGAAAATATAAACTACGAAAGGAATCTTGCTTTAGCTAAAGAATTAAACAAAAAACTAGAAGAAAAGTATCCAGGGATTAGCAGAGGTGTATTTATTAAAACAAAAGACGATGGGAACGGAGTTTATAACCAAGATCTTTCCAGCCAGTCCATGCTGCTTGAGTTTGGGGGAGTAGAAAATAACAACACTGAACTTGAACATTCTATTGAAGCGTTTGCGGAGATTTTCAGTGAATATTATTGGGACACAGAGGAAGTAAGTGGTAATGAAGGGTAATTTGCATCCTTAACTGATGATTTGCTGCATTTTTTCATCAACACATATCTTTTAGAATAATTGAAGCTGATTTTTGAACATTCAAAGATCGGCTTTTTTAATTATATTACGATATAACCCCACCTCTATTAGAAAAAATAATATCCATTTTTTTGTAGATTCCTTAAATATCTTATTTCTTCATTAAATCTTCATATCTAAATGTTATGAATGATGAGTAAACAAAATAGGATTTTCATTTTTCAGCAATAGGGGTTTTAAAAATGTATGAGTTTTTCAGCATAATAAGCAACTTCTTTAGCCAGCCTTTAATTAATATTGGTTTGAGTACTATAGACATACCCATAATATCAGCTTTTATATTGGGCCTTGTAGGAGCATTGGCACCCTGTCAATTCACAGGGAATTTGGGAGCCATTACATTATACGGCAGCAGGTCTATACAAAAAAACACCGCTTGGAAAGAAGTTATGTATTTTACATTGGGTAAAATAGCCGTATTTTCAGGTTTTGGTTTATTAGTTTGGATATTCGGAAGTGAGATTAAGACCTCTTTGACCGTTTATTTTCCTTGGATAAGGAGAATTATTGGACCAATGTTTATATTGATCGGCTTATTCTTGCTGGGATTCCTTAAATTCAGGAAATCAATATCACTAGGGGACTTTTTTGAGAGATTTAAAAAGGAAGGGAGAGTTGGAGCCTTCTTTATGGGAGTGAGCTTTAGCCTTGGTTTTTGTCCCACCATGTTCGTGCTATTCTTTGTCACTCTGATGCCAATGGCACTCTCAGTAAATTATGGGATGATATTGCCTCCAATCTTTGCAATAGGGACTTCTCTTCCTCTTATTATTTCTGTTTTTCTTATCTGGTATCTGAAGCTAGGAGGGAAGTTTGTGAAAAAGGGGAGAAGAATAGGGGCAATTGTTCAAAAAATTACTGGTATCATAATGCTTATAATTGGAGTACTTGATACCATTACTTACTGGAGTCTTTAATAGAATTGTCGAGGAAATTTATTGCTTTTATAAATTTTGAGATGCAGATGAATATACATATGTGGTTTTATTGGTTGTGTACATAAAAAAGCACAAAATTACCGAAATGCAGATAAAGAGCAATTCCAAAATGATATCATTATGTAAAAGTAATTTAAATCTTTTAATTTGAAAACGGTAAGAAAAGGCCATCCCTTTAGTAATACAGAAGGGATGGCCATTCTCAATTTACTGTAATTGTACCTATCATATCATTTCCTTATGACCAGGAATAGAGCAATAGAATTCATATACTCCAGATTTAAGAAGTGTAAATGTCAGAGTGGCTTCATTTTTTCCTGATACATGGAGATGAAAATCAGCCTGAGCATTGCTATGGTTACCATATTGATTGTTTTCTGTCTTAACGGTTATTTCCTTTATTTCAATGTCATGATCCGAATTATCTAGATCCTTTAATAAAAGAGAGGCTTCTTTACCTTTTGTAAGTGTTATCTCTAAAGGGTCATAGGAAAATTTTGAAGGATGAACAGTTAAAACGATTTCATTAGCATTCAAGTTTTTAGTTTTTCCATACTCACCATGATCCCGCCCAGTTATGAGCCGTCCTTGTCTTTTTTATATTAAGTACTCATGTAAGGCGCTTAAATTAAAAAACGCAGCACTGACCAACTCAATAAAAATAATGTCCCACCTGAGGCTAATAATATAGTAGTTAACTGTCTTTTTTCTTTAGCTTGAAGACGTTTATATTCTTTATAAGTAACTTCACCCTTAGCAAATTGAAGCCCTGCTTCATCTGGTGAAACCGAATAATGACTTCCATTAGCATCTTGAAGCATGACCTTTGTGATCAAAGGGAAAGCTTCTCCAGGTAGTAAATTAAAGCTGCTTTCAATGGATGTATTTTCTTGAATCTTCCTGATTTGACCACCAGTGATAGCAATACCCACTAAGCAGTATATGGTATGCATCTTCATCTCTTCACATATTTTAAGGGCTTGCCGTTCAATAACATCATGAGTAAAACACAATTATTTTCACCTCATTTTATTAAAGAGTGCGAGAGGGGAGTTTTCTTAATATTTCGGTTTGAGTTGTATATCCATTGACCTCCACATTTTTCTTTTTTTAAGCAATTATATGCATGATCAATTTTTTCCGTGTATGCATAGATTATGCACACTTTTATGATAAAAGTGAGATATATCTAAAACACTTTTTATAATTTTAAACTCTTCTATTATAAATGGTCAACAATCCAAGAAAAAGAAATCAACTCTTGCTTCAGAGTTGGATATCCGGAAAACCCTTGTTCCATTATCTTTAATAAACTTTAATACTCATAAAATTGGAGATAAAAAAATGATTTTTCTATCTTGTTGGTTTTTCCTTACTTCACCATGACCAACAAAATCACTACAGCAAACACTATCGCAATAAAAAGTAAAACTTTATTTAGATGTTCTATAATAATTATGATGAAAATGATCAAAATTTGAAAGATTACAAACGCTTTGCTCAAGGATGGGAGCAAATCAAAAACGCTTGGGATTATTATTTCCAAGCGTTTTTAATTGCTGATTATGTTTTTAGTTCAGCTGCTGCTTTATCCAAGTTTAAAGATTGGCTTTTGATTTTTTTATTGCCATTTTCACAGTGAAAATACTACGATTCCAATCATGGTAAGATTAAGCAGCCAACCTATAAAACCAAAACCCAACATGCCAATTCCATATCCGACCATCATTAGGAATCACCTTCCCTAAAGGTTATTCATCATACTTTCAGCATCACTTTGTTGCATCATTCCATCATTACCATGGCACGCTTCAAACATTTCTTTTTGCTCCTTTGTTGAGAGGTCAGGATGCATTTCTTCAATCATGGGCTTCATTTGCCCGAAGTTTAAACCTCCGTTTCCGTTTTCCTCTGCAAATGCATATGTTCCTGCCCCCAAAATAAACCCTGCACCTAAGATACCAATCACAAGTTTTTTCATGAATATTCATCTCCTTTCTTGTTTTTAGAATACTCTAAGGAAATGTAGATCTTATGGAGAACTTATGTGGAATATATGAAGATTACAATTTTAATAATCGAGGATGATAAAATAAACACAAGGAGTGGTTAACCGTGACAAAAATTCTTCTTATAGATGATGAAGATATGATTCTTGAGGTATTAAAGGCCTACTTTGAAAAGGAGGGCTGGGATATACTGATGGCTTCCAATGGAATAGATGCCTTAAAAAAAGCAAAAGCAAATGACATTGATATTATTATTCTAGACCTAATGCTTCCGGATATTTCCGGAGAAGAAATATGCCGTTTAATAAGAAAAGAAAGTGATGTACCAATAATCATGCTTACTGCAAAATCAAACGAAGAGGACTTATTAAATGGAATTAATCTTGGAGCAGATGATTATGTAAAAAAACCCTTTAGTCCAAGAGAAGTAGTAGCGAGAGCTAAAGCAATTTTAAGGCGATTGAATAAAAGGATATCGGATCATGAGTTTATATTTAATGAAAAAGAAATGATTATTGACCCAATAAAAAAAGAATTAAAATTGAAAGGTAATATTATAGCCCTCACACCAATAGAATATAGACTCCTAATTACACTGGCCAGTTACCCAGGCAGGGTCTATAGTCGGACGGAGTTACTTGAAAAATGCCAGGAGGACGGAACTTATTATGAAGGATATGAACGAAGCATAGACACTCATATTAAGAACCTTCGAAAAAAGATTGAAAGAGATTCACGACAGCCTGATTATATACTGACCGTCTTTGGAATGGGTTATAAGTTTGGAGGACGGCCCCATGCGGAAAACCATGCGCTCTAGAATATTAATTTATTTCTTAATAGTATCGTTATCAGGCATATTATTAACTAGTCTTTCGATATTATGGGGTTTTGAAGATCGATTTAATGATTATTTATTAGAAGGAAGAGAGAAAAATATAAATCTGATTAAGGAAGAAATACTTAAAGAGTATAAAAATACTGGCTCACTACAAAGTGACCAAGTTTTAAGTATTCTTCATGATCAAGCTATGACAGAAAATCTATATTATGAAATATATAATTCAGATGGAAAAATTCTCATTGAAACTAACTCAATGAGAAAGATGATGGAGAATATGGGGAAGGCCCATCGGCAAGATTCGGAGGCGAACTACAATTCAGATACTTATCATCTTTCTTTAGATAATAGGATTATTGGCAGCTTACAAGTGTATTACCAAGAGGAATTACTCGCTGAGGATTTCTCATTTTTTCAAGCTATTAAAAGATATGTTTATGCTGCAGCTTTTTTTACACTTATACTCTCAGTTTGCTTTAGTATTTTATTTTCCAAATGGCTTTCTTCTGGATTCAATAAACTTTCCGCTGCTGTACAGGAGCTCCAAAAGCATAAATGGAACACCCGCTTGAACGTTGAGGAATTGACTGAGGAAATGAAGCCTCTTGGATGGTCTTTTAATAGTTTAGCCAGTACACTTTTTACTGAAGAAAATCTTAGAAAGCAGTTTACCGCAGACCTCGCACATGAACTTCGTACACCGCTTGCAACATTGAGAAGTCAAATAGAGGCTTTTCAGGATGGAATTTGGGAGCCTACTCCAGAAAGGCTGCAACAAAGCCATAATGAGTTAATGCGCTTAGTGCGTCTGGTAAATGAGTTAGAAAAACTTCTTGCTGCTGAGAATCCGCAGATTAAGTTAAATATGAGTAATATAGAAGCAAATAAGATGGCATGTTTCTTAAAAAATCAATTTGATCCAATTTTTAAAGAAAAGGGAGTAAAACTTCAAATCCTTAATTATGGAAAAGAATTATGGTTTCATGCTGATCAAGACCGGGTTATTCAAATATTAACTAACATTCTTAATAATGCCCTTCAATATACTTCCCCAAATAAAAAGGTGGTGATCTCATTTCTTGAAGAGAATGACAGTATAGGTTTCGTTGTAACCGATGAAGGAGTTGGGATTGATGAAGAGGATCTTCCCCATCTTTTTGAACGCTTTTACAGAGGTGATAAATCCAGAACTAGAAAAACCGGGGGAATTGGTATTGGCCTCTCCATAGTAAAAGCACTAATGAATGCACATGGTGGAGACATAAGGGTTAATAGTGAATTAAATAATGGCACCACAATAACGATCTTGTTCCCCAGAAACTAATAGGCACCTACCCCATTTTTAATTTTGATTTACAGGCTTTTGGTGGGGGATTTTGCTAGCAGCTATTTACTTTTGTAAATCCTCATGCTTAACCTTGAAAGTTCAAGAGGTATAAATATTTATCGAATGAGGAAAAGATTAAAAAGCATAGTTTTTTATTACATGTGCTTACACCATATTTTCTGCACATTTTACAGTTATATATCGGAAATTGCTAAAGGAGGATACTGATGAACCAAGGATCTTACCATTCATATCACTGATAACGACATCAGTATTTGCCTCGGATTCCATTAAAGTTACGTGTGAGATTGTATCTGCTTCAAAGTGCTTTTCCAGTATGTCCCTATGGGCATTACCTCTTGCTTGCAAGGAAAGAAACTCTTCTTCTTTCCTTGAATCCACAAGGGCTGAATGTAAAAAGAAAAACATAAAAATCTCAAGGCTGAAGATAATTAGAAAGAACACAACTCCAAGCTAAATAGAAATTTTCTTCACTTTATTCATCCGTTTCTCAAGAACTGCTAATTTAAATTATAATTCTTAAATTTCAAGAATATATGCAGAACAAGACATATTTGTTATGCACTATGATTTTTTTATTTATTGTTTAAAAGAGGATACTAAAAAAATGTCGGGAGCCTAACTTTTAATAACCTGGTATTTGTTAAAGTCTGATAAATCAAATGGTAGCATACAAATTTACTTATTTTTAATTAGACTTTAAGGGTAAAGTATCAATAAGTCGAGAATTTAAAGGAGAGATTAACTTGCAAAAAGTTCAAATAGAAATATATTCAAGATCAACTTGACTGGATTGTAAAGAAGCGAAGGAGTTTCTTTCGCAATACGGTATTAAATATATTGAATATGATTTAACCCGGAACCCAGCTAAAGAAGAAGAAATGAAAGAGAGAACAGGTTCGCGAATTGTGCCTGCTATTGTTATAAAAGATAAAAGACTTCCAAGTTTTATTAAACGCCCAAAGATCTTTATTGGTTTTGAGGTGAATAAGGATAAAATATTACAATTGCTTAATGTTAAAAATAAATATGAGAATAACTGATGCTAACTGTTGATGGTATATTCTGTATGAATGATAAGTGGGCCAGAGAAGTAATTTCCATATGAACAACTTGAAGAGGTAACTTATTGGTACGTTTGATGTTTTTTCTAGTTTACATAATATATATTATAGGAAGTAATGGATTGAAATAGAAATGCTGTCTCAATATTAAAGTATACTTAAGATAGTGAGACAGCATTAAAATTTTCATCAAATTAATTCAACTTTATAATTTTTCATTTAAAGAATTTTAAAATGAATTTTCAGCTGAATTTATTTACATCCAAATTCATTTTCACTAAATTCCTGGTTATATTTTCTGATGATCCAGCTGATATTAGTCTAATTCTTATTTAAGGGATATTATGAAGATTTATAAACCCCTCTTATATTCTATATTTCACCTTACTAGTTTACATAATATTTTTACACGCAACTTTCCTCAGAACTTTTATTCACTATCCTGTGTACTATTAAAGAACATTTCTTCCTGATCTTGATTTTCCTTTTCATTGTTATTTTCCTTTTCATTGTTATTTTCTTTTTCACCCATTTTCCCATCAGATTCATAACTTAATTCAAATGTTTTCTCAGGTTCCTTTTTCATTTCGATCGCTCCATTGCTTAGATAATTTAGTACAGCGTCTTTTCCCTTAATAAATGCGTTTTTAGCTTGATGCGAACATGAGTTCCAATAATCCGTATTACACTGGCAGCAGTGCGGCACTTAAATACTTCCTGGGTGTCCCATAATAAATCAGCTTGCTGAATTCCGGATAAACAGATTCAAAGTATATAAAGATTGGCGAATCAAGCAGCCATGGATAGTTAGAATAAAAAAAACGGTCTCCATAAACCATGGCTGTCAGCGCCAGATCCAATTCTTTCTGGAAAATGAGAAACCTTATTTTTGAGTATTGCTGATCAAATTCCCCGCTGCTGATATATACCCTTCCGCTCAGCACATACTGTCCCATTTGCGGAATCCATTCAGCAAGAACTTCATCACGCATTTTAGGATCAATTGCTTTAAAATCATAGCATCCGCCTATTGCCAAAAATAATTCTCCAGTTGCATCTGAGTGTGTAAGTGTATATTTCCTGCTGTCCACGGGTCTGAATTCCGTCGCAGGAGGCAAATATTTTACCGACAGCTTAGATGGATTAAATTTGCTCACATGAAGCGCCCCCTATACAAATTTACTTATGCCCAGTATATGGGAGCAATAAAGAAACGTGACAAATGCCCAGTCATTAACGCTTGCGTGAATTCATTTTCATGACTTTGGTGTCTTTTAAATTCCATTTTCCATCTTCATACAGCCAAAAGGACTCTACAAAGGCAATGGTATCTGCATTATATGCCCCGCTTATTCTCTGAACTCCCATTAACCCCTTTTTCCCTTCAACAGGGATGATCTTCAAAGTGCTATATGGATTTACCATAAGCTCAGTTGGCTCGCTAAGCTTGCCGTTTACATACAGACCGAGCCGTTCATACTCTTCACTCCGGTCCCGTAGATCGAACGTATACGATTGTTTTGTATCCTGGATGCTGATATTCGCTTTGTAGCCATTTTCAAATTGACTATTGATTACTAAAGGGTCCGGGACAGACAGGTCAATCAGCTTAAAGTCCTTTAAAGTATATAAATAAAAATTCGACAGGCCTCCGCTTCCGCCAGTTGGAATACTAATATACATATCATTAATGGAATCATGATTTAAATCTTCAAATTGTATTTGAGGTTCATAGCCACCATCAAGCTTCGCTTTGTACGTATTCCCATCTGAAGCCTTAACTTCAAGTGAAATCTCTTTTAAAAATGAGGCGCCTTCCTCATAATAGACACCTTTAATATAGACAGTGTCCGCCTTATTATCACCGGTAACATCCACTTTATCTTTTGACAGCGTTACAATCTTTTGTTCTTGTTCACCTGCATATACTCCGGTAATAGCGGATAAAGACATAAAAAAGAAAGCCGCAAACGCAA
This region includes:
- the spoIIP gene encoding stage II sporulation protein P, with amino-acid sequence MKERKNTSILFIRVHWIYLTLFFLIFSITFFINFLDLKERLNSSIITATSEKVHTNFFLRLMSTEIGPLKSSIKEEEPSISQVVFLTFTNIWLEDIRTFLGREIPGFSTFNTEIAIAGLGTNLTTLPIESAPPLEILLKEKEQAEKDQDQPKGIEEKGASPIPKTGKDVAYIYHSHSWEAFLPLLAGKKTANEAVSLNESKNIIAVGKKLKDELMKRGIGANHSTSNVTEELKKKNWNYNYSYALSRETVKEVMAQNSSINYLIDIHRDSQPKKLTTAMINGKPFARLFFIVGKENINYERNLALAKELNKKLEEKYPGISRGVFIKTKDDGNGVYNQDLSSQSMLLEFGGVENNNTELEHSIEAFAEIFSEYYWDTEEVSGNEG
- a CDS encoding glutaredoxin family protein, producing the protein MDCKEAKEFLSQYGIKYIEYDLTRNPAKEEEMKERTGSRIVPAIVIKDKRLPSFIKRPKIFIGFEVNKDKILQLLNVKNKYENN
- a CDS encoding F510_1955 family glycosylhydrolase codes for the protein MKKSLLLAVLALTFSLAACGQAEEKNNKDIDQSETQTGEQGSGEEAVTNSFFEVFDGKIDHIHGVGYSGNQDKPFYAAHDGLKVYDGGKWYKTKEENNDYMGFNATKDGFYTSGHPGQDSSLPNPLGIQKSADDGKTLEHLALEGETDFHLMGVGFENQVIFLMNPQKNSVMETGKFYLSKDKAKTWKEVAANGLDDTLLSVAVHPQKADYLAASGQQGIYLSKDKGETFERISKNGQGTSVFFTKDSLIYGTYDGTAKLTKVSLSDETEEEIALPKMNEDAVMYFAQNPNNEQEMTFVTFNGDIYFTTNGANNWDAIVEAGKIK
- a CDS encoding urease accessory protein UreH domain-containing protein, giving the protein MYEFFSIISNFFSQPLINIGLSTIDIPIISAFILGLVGALAPCQFTGNLGAITLYGSRSIQKNTAWKEVMYFTLGKIAVFSGFGLLVWIFGSEIKTSLTVYFPWIRRIIGPMFILIGLFLLGFLKFRKSISLGDFFERFKKEGRVGAFFMGVSFSLGFCPTMFVLFFVTLMPMALSVNYGMILPPIFAIGTSLPLIISVFLIWYLKLGGKFVKKGRRIGAIVQKITGIIMLIIGVLDTITYWSL
- a CDS encoding response regulator transcription factor, coding for MTKILLIDDEDMILEVLKAYFEKEGWDILMASNGIDALKKAKANDIDIIILDLMLPDISGEEICRLIRKESDVPIIMLTAKSNEEDLLNGINLGADDYVKKPFSPREVVARAKAILRRLNKRISDHEFIFNEKEMIIDPIKKELKLKGNIIALTPIEYRLLITLASYPGRVYSRTELLEKCQEDGTYYEGYERSIDTHIKNLRKKIERDSRQPDYILTVFGMGYKFGGRPHAENHAL
- a CDS encoding staygreen family protein, with amino-acid sequence MSKFNPSKLSVKYLPPATEFRPVDSRKYTLTHSDATGELFLAIGGCYDFKAIDPKMRDEVLAEWIPQMGQYVLSGRVYISSGEFDQQYSKIRFLIFQKELDLALTAMVYGDRFFYSNYPWLLDSPIFIYFESVYPEFSKLIYYGTPRKYLSAALLPV
- a CDS encoding cupredoxin domain-containing protein, which encodes MNANEIVLTVHPSKFSYDPLEITLTKGKEASLLLKDLDNSDHDIEIKEITVKTENNQYGNHSNAQADFHLHVSGKNEATLTFTLLKSGVYEFYCSIPGHKEMI
- a CDS encoding sensor histidine kinase; the protein is MRKTMRSRILIYFLIVSLSGILLTSLSILWGFEDRFNDYLLEGREKNINLIKEEILKEYKNTGSLQSDQVLSILHDQAMTENLYYEIYNSDGKILIETNSMRKMMENMGKAHRQDSEANYNSDTYHLSLDNRIIGSLQVYYQEELLAEDFSFFQAIKRYVYAAAFFTLILSVCFSILFSKWLSSGFNKLSAAVQELQKHKWNTRLNVEELTEEMKPLGWSFNSLASTLFTEENLRKQFTADLAHELRTPLATLRSQIEAFQDGIWEPTPERLQQSHNELMRLVRLVNELEKLLAAENPQIKLNMSNIEANKMACFLKNQFDPIFKEKGVKLQILNYGKELWFHADQDRVIQILTNILNNALQYTSPNKKVVISFLEENDSIGFVVTDEGVGIDEEDLPHLFERFYRGDKSRTRKTGGIGIGLSIVKALMNAHGGDIRVNSELNNGTTITILFPRN